One genomic region from Triplophysa dalaica isolate WHDGS20190420 chromosome 23, ASM1584641v1, whole genome shotgun sequence encodes:
- the eef1e1 gene encoding eukaryotic translation elongation factor 1 epsilon-1, with translation MALRELSSLEKCLGLKKPNKYSTQGERKVPVLQNNNGAVLVGLVTIASHLVHEAKKTELLGNSAEERALVQQWLEYRIARVDNCPKDELKVILKELNHYLEDKVYIAGNVFTLADILMYYGIHHIVVELAIQEKERYLNVTRWFDHIQHYPGVRHNLPPVVVLRNRVYPSGHH, from the exons ATGGCGCTACGGGAGCTGAGCTCGCTAGAGAAATGTTTAGGATTAAAGAAGCCTAATAAATACAGCACACAGGGAGAGAGGAAG GTTCCTGTTCTCCAGAACAACAATGGAGCAGTGTTGGTTGGTCTGGTCACCATAGCGTCTCATCTGGTTCATGAGGCCAAGAAAACAGAGCTTCTGGGAAACAGTGCTGAAGAGAGAGCTTTGGTCCAACAGTGGCTAGAATACAGAATAGCACGAGTGGACAACTGTCCGAAAGATGAGCTCAAAGTTATCCTAAAG gaaCTTAACCATTACCTGGAGGATAAAGTTTATATTGCTGGGAATGTCTTCACGCTGGCGGACATCCTGATGTACTATGGGATTCACCACATTGTT GTGGAATTGGCTATACAGGAGAAGGAGCGTTATCTGAACGTCACCAGATGGTTTGATCACATCCAGCATTACCCAGGCGTAAGGCACAATCTGCCTCCTGTGGTCGTTCTGAGGAACAGAGTTTACCCAAGTGGTCATCACTAA
- the bloc1s5 gene encoding biogenesis of lysosome-related organelles complex 1 subunit 5 → MMEKIVKDVGDIQSRLIDHRPVLQGEIRYFLREFEEKRAFRECRLLEKLNKMISDTNDHDLPQCTDSMHDKLCDALTRLEAANHMTQRIQQRELAAEQSTHLQVFAERRRQDWEEFLKEQSRLKEEVDEEHAKAVGRLSAQYDEMKKDLAKYSSF, encoded by the exons ATGATGGAGAAGATAGTTAAGG ATGTTGGCGACATTCAATCAAGGCTTATTGATCACAGGCCAGTTCTGCAGGGAGAAATCAGATACTTCCTTAGGGAATTTGAG GAGAAGCGCGCTTTCAGAGAATGCCGTCTGCTTGAGAAGCTGAATAAGATGATATCAGACACAAACGATCATGATCTGCCTCAGTGCACTGACAGTATGCACGACAAACTGTGTGATGCTCTCACACGAC TTGAAGCAGCAAATCATATGACTCAGAGGATCCAGCAGAGGGAGCTAGCTGCTGAACAG agtACACATCTGCAGGTGTTTGCAGAGAGACGGAGGCAGGACTGGGAGGAGTTTCTGAAAGAGCAGTCCCGTCTCAAGGAGGAGGTTGATGAGGAGCATGCTAAAGCTGTGGGAAGACTCAGTGCACAGTATGATGAGATGAAGAAAGACCTGGCGAAATACAGCAGCTTCTGA